A genomic region of Cannabis sativa cultivar Pink pepper isolate KNU-18-1 chromosome 1, ASM2916894v1, whole genome shotgun sequence contains the following coding sequences:
- the LOC115705260 gene encoding protein ROLLING AND ERECT LEAF 2: MGCGQSKIENEEAVARCKERKQYMKEAVIARNAFAAAHSSYAMYLKNTGAALSDYAEGEVQNPQLSQVQSNSTSAPVGVGGGSAGAAPFAETLPPPPPPPANFSTSPLQRAATMPPEMQIPSPEIKPKLKPKPKPKPKTIVEEEDEEENEIENEGGSLRRKRNSRSNREAPAPAVVQQSPPPSESHVNGSTSTTSYQQQETYEYFFNVSMPRTLTSEMDHHEINFSKEDIERNGYDNRPKIVEEEEVGSSGKVDPEEPMQEVVAVDEPPLDTPPPPPPDAADAVVAAGKSMKKVKQVGSSSGDAKRMSGKGVNLVKLFNDLDDHFLKASESAHEVSKMLEATRLHYHSNFADNRGHIDHSARVMRVITWNRSFRGQFNVEDGNDEFDTEENETHASILDKLLAWEKKLYDEVKAGEVMKFEYQRKVNSLNKLKKRASNPDAVEKAKAAVSHLHTRYIVDIQSMDSTVSEINRLRDEQLYPKLVQLVNGMTNMWDTMRDHHEAQLTISQALKYFDISQCPKETTEHHHSRTAQLHGVVHDWHVHFESLVNKQKDYIKALNFWLKLNLIPTESSLKEKVSSPPRPQNPPIQRLLITWQDHLEKIPDELAKSAISNFAAVIDTIMRQQEEELKLREKCEETSKELSRKTRALEEWYHKHKERTIPDEGETGTTEDTILAEKQFAVESVKKRLEEEQEAYQRHCLQVREKSIASLKNRLPELFRALYNFSLACSEIYRDLSSISQSRN, translated from the exons ATGGGTTGTGGGCAATCGAAGATCGAGAACGAAGAAGCCGTGGCTCGCTGTAAAGAGCGGAAGCAATACATGAAAGAAGCCGTGATCGCTCGCAACGCCTTTGCGGCGGCTCATTCCTCTTACGCCATGTATCTTAAGAACACCGGCGCAGCCCTAAGCGACTACGCCGAGGGTGAGGTTCAGAATCCTCAATTGAGCCAGGTTCAATCCAATTCCACGTCAGCTCCCGTTGGCGTTGGCGGCGGTAGTGCCGGCGCAGCCCCATTCGCCGAAACCCTTCCTCCTCCGCCGCCTCCGCCTGCGAATTTCTCTACTTCTCCGCTTCAGCGCGCGGCTACCATGCCGCCGGAGATGCAGATCCCCTCCCCCGAaattaaacccaaactcaaGCCCAAGCCCAAGCCCAAGCCCAAGACCATCGTGGAAGAAGAAGACGAGGAGGAGAATGAAATTGAGAACGAAGGTGGGTCTTtgagaagaaagagaaatagTAGAAGTAACAGAGAGGCGCCGGCGCCGGCGGTGGTACAACAATCGCCGCCGCCTTCGGAATCTCATGTGAACGGAAGTACCTCAACGACGTCGTATCAGCAACAGGAGACTTACGAGTATTTCTTTAACGTTTCTATGCCTAGGACTCTAACTAGTGAGATGGATCATCATGAGATTAATTTTTCGAAAGAAGACATAGAGCGTAATGGGTATGACAATAGGCCTAAGATTgtggaagaagaggaagttgggAGTAGTGGAAAGGTTGACCCGGAGGAACCCATGCAGGAGGTTGTAGCGGTGGATGAACCTCCTCTGGATACTCCGCCGCCTCCTCCTCCGGATGCTGCTGACGCTGTTGTTGCTGCTGGGAAGAGTATGAAGAAGGTGAAGCAAGTGGGTTCGAGTTCAGGGGATGCAAAAAGAATGAGTGGTAAAGGTGTTAATTTAGTTAAGCTATTTAATGATCTTGATGATCATTTTCTGAAAGCTTCTGAGAGTGCCCATGAGGTTTCGAAGATGCTTGAGGCAACCCGGCTTCACTATCACTCGAATTTTGCTGATAATCGCG GGCATATTGATCACTCTGCTAGAGTGATGCGTGTGATTACATGGAATAGGTCATTTAGAGGCCAATTTAATGTTGAAGATGGAAATGATGAGTTTGATACAGAAGAGAATGAAACGCATGCCTCTATTTTGGATAAATTATTAGCATGGGAAAAAAAACTCTACGATGAAGTGAAG GCAGGTGAGGTTATGAAATTCGAGTACCAACGGAAAGTTAACTCACTTAATAAGCTAAAGAAACGGGCTTCCAACCCAGACGCAGTGGAGAAAGCGAAAGCAGCAGTAAGTCATCTGCACACAAGATACATTGTTGACATTCAATCCATGGATTCAACAGTTTCAGAGATCAATCGCTTACGAGATGAGCAGTTATATCCAAAACTTGTTCAGCTTGTTAACGG GATGACAAATATGTGGGATACCATGCGAGATCATCATGAGGCTCAACTAACAATTTCCCAGGCCCTCAAATATTTTGACATCTCACAATGCCCCAAGGAAACGACCGAGCATCATCATTCTCGTACTGCGCAGTTGCATGGTGTTGTGCATGATTGGCATGTACATTTTGAGAGCCTTGTAAATAAGCAAAAAGATTATATAAAAGCCCTAAACTTCTGGCTAAAGCTTAATCTTATTCCAACTGAGAGCAGCTTAAAAGAGAAAGTTTCATCCCCACCAAGGCCTCAAAACCCCCCCATACAGAGACTTCTCATTACTTGGCAGGATCATTTGGAGAAAATTCCAGATGAGCTTGCCAAATCTGCTATTTCCAACTTTGCTGCCGTGATAGACACAATAATGCGTCAGCAAGAAGAAGAGCTAAAACTCAGAGAGAAATGCGAAGAAACCAGTAAGGAGCTTAGTCGGAAAACTCGGGCATTGGAGGAATGGTATCACAAACATAAAGAGCGTACAATACCAGATGAAGGGGAGACAGGTACAACAGAAGATACCATTCTTGCAGAAAAGCAGTTCGCGGTGGAGTCAGTGAAGAAGAGGTTGGAAGAGGAGCAAGAAGCCTACCAGAGGCATTGCCTTCAGGTGAGGGAAAAGTCAATAGCTAGTCTCAAAAATCGCTTGCCGGAGCTTTTCAGGGCACTATACAATTTTTCCCTTGCGTGTTCAGAAATTTACAGGGACCTGAGTTCCATATCGCAATCCCGGAATTGA
- the LOC115722342 gene encoding ras-related protein RHN1 isoform X2, with protein sequence MAKPGNKIIQAKLVLLGDMGTGKTSLVLRFVKGQFFNHQEPTIGAAFFTQILSLTEATVKFDIWDTAGQERYHSLAPMYYRGAAAAVVVYDISTKDTFVRAKKWVEELQRQGNLSMVMALVANKSDLESNREVDAEEGEEFAQENGMFYMETSARTADNINELFYEIDSFGNVHNHLQRH encoded by the exons ATGGCAAAGCCAGGAAACAAGATCATACAAGCCAAACTG GTTCTTCTTGGGGACATGGGAACTGGAAAAACCAGTTTGGTATTAAGATTTGTGAAAGGCCAGTTCTTTAATCATCAA GAACCAACTATAGGGGCAGCTTTTTTTACCCAAATATTGTCGTTGACTGAAGCCACAGTGAAATTTGATATATGGGACACAGCAGGACAAGAACGTTATCATAGCTTAGCTCCAATGTACTATCGTGGGGCAGCTGCTGCAGTTGTTGTCTATGACATTTCAACTAAG GATACGTTTGTTAGAGCCAAGAAATGGGTTGAAGAATTGCAAAGACAAG GGAACTTGAGTATGGTGATGGCATTGGTGGCAAACAAATCTGATTTGGAGTCTAATAGAGAGGTTGATGCAGAG GAGGGTGAAGAATTTGCTCAAGAAAATGGGATGTTTTATATGGAAACATCAGCAAgaactgctgataacataaaTGAACTGTTCTATGAAATAG ATAGCTTCGGAAATGTGCATAACCATTTGCAACGACATTGA
- the LOC115705308 gene encoding uncharacterized protein LOC115705308 isoform X1 — MEDRAAVSSSLPLPSSSAEEFKDHVMSEVHLGCPPAHSGSHHSYFFFSAPPPEVEADSTQKSVLLDEDGDLVLTRRSKSSTKKIRVVIQHNITSSIPNVGLQVWKAELLLSDFLLDKMFTSSEFEGIVSLELGAGTGLAGILLARVAKTVFLTDHGEKILNNCAKNVDLNTESINCRAIIHVRELDWMNSWPPQIGLQDSPTSNRHLWTSSEVEEAQGASILLAADVIYSDELTDAFFSTVERLMSIGSEKVQYNNIKMVHSKTCKYISKNSIINGNHFVYQVLYLAMEKRYNFSLDDLNVVANGYAHFRSYLQDEEDFEGIEDCSRPCFVAKCIDMSKIPQYVREYDRGHEVEIWEIKYHRRKF; from the exons ATGGAAGACAGAGCTGCTGTATCTTCTTCATTGCCATTACCATCTTCATCGGCAGAAGAGTTCAAAGATCATGTGATGAGCGAGGTCCACTTGGGTTGCCCACCTGCTCATTCTGGCTCCCACCATTCCTACTTCTTCTTCTCCGCTCCTCCTCCTG AAGTTGAAGCAGATTCAACGCAAAAATCGGTTTTGCTGGATGAGGATGGCGATCTTGTTCTTACTAGACGCAGCA AAtcatcaacaaaaaaaattcgtGTGGTTATCCAGCATAATATAACATCTTCAATTCCAAATGTGGGTTTGCAA GTGTGGAAAGCAGAACTGTTGTTGTCTGATTTTTTGTTGGATAAGATGTTTACATCGTCTGAATTTGAGGGAATTGTTTCATTAGAACTTGGTGCTGGCACTG GGTTGGCTGGTATATTACTTGCTCGTGTTGCTAAAACTGTGTTTTTAACAG ACCATGGTGAAAAGATCCTCAACAACTGTGCTAAGAATGTCGACCTTAATACTGAATCAATTAATTGTCGAGCTATCATTCATGTTCGTGAACTTGATTGGATGAACTCCTGGCCTCCTCAAATAGGCCTCCAAGACTCGCCTACTTCTAATCG GCATTTATGGACCTCCTCAGAAGTTGAAGAAGCACAGGGAGCTTCTATACTTCTAGCTGCGGATGTCATATACAGCGATGAACTGACCGATGCATTTTTCAGTACAGTAGAAAGATTAATGTCTATAGGATCAGAAAAGGTACAATACAATAACATTAAAATGGTCCATAGTAAGACCTGCAAATATATTAGTAAGAATAGTATCATTAATGGGAATCATTTTGTTTATCAGGTGCTTTACTTAGCAATGGAAAAGCGCTACAACTTCAGCCTTGACGATCTCAATGTCGTTGCAAATGGTTATGCACATTTCCGAAGCTATCTGCAAGACGAAGAAG AttttgaaggaattgaagattgtTCAAGGCCTTGCTTTGTGGCCAAGTGCATTGACATGTCAAAAATTCCTCAATATGTGAGAGAATATGACAGAGGACATGAAGTTGAGATTTGGGAGATTAAGTACCATAGAAGAAAATTCTAG
- the LOC115705335 gene encoding proteasome subunit beta type-2-B, which produces MECVFGMVGNGFAVVVADTSAVNSILVHKSNEDKIMVLDSHKLVAASGESGDRVQFTEYIQKNVALYQFRNGIPLTTAAAANFTRGELATALRKNPYSVNILLAGYDKETGPSLYYIDYIATLHKVEKGAFGYGSYFSLSMMDRHFHSGMSLEEAIDLVDKCIMEIRSRLVVAPPNFLIKIVDKDGARQYAWRESISDTSVVPSV; this is translated from the exons ATGGAGTGCGTATTCGGAATGGTTGGGAACGGCTTCGCCGTGGTGGTGGCCGACACATCGGCGGTGAACAGCATTCTCGTTCACAAATCCAACGAGGACAAGATCATGGTCCTTGACTCACACAAGCTCGTTGCCGCTAGCGGCGAGTCTGGTGACAG GGTTCAATTTACTGAGTACATACAGAAAAACGTAGCTTTGTACCAATTCCGTAATGGGATTCCCCTTACCACTGCTGCCGCTGCTAACTTTACTCGGGGCGAGCTCGCCACCGCTTTACGAAAG AATCCTTACTCTGTCAACATCCTTTTAGCTGGATATGATAAGGAGACAGGGCCATCACTCTATTACATCGACTACATTGCCACACTTCACAAGGTTGAGAAGGGAGCATTTGGTTATGGATCCTACTTTTCACTCTCTATGATGGATAGACATTTTCACAGTGGCATGTCATTGGAAGAAGCGATTGATTTGGTCGATAAATGCATTATGGAGATTCGATCTAGGCTGGTTGTTGCACCACCAAATTTCTTGATCAAGATTGTTGACAAAGATGGAGCAAGACAGTATGCTTGGCGTGAATCCATCAGTGATACTAGTGTCGTTCCTTCTGTTTGA
- the LOC115705308 gene encoding uncharacterized protein LOC115705308 isoform X2 translates to MEDRAAVSSSLPLPSSSAEEFKDHVMSEVHLGCPPAHSGSHHSYFFFSAPPPEVEADSTQKSVLLDEDGDLVLTRRSKSSTKKIRVVIQHNITSSIPNVGLQVWKAELLLSDFLLDKMFTSSEFEGIVSLELGAGTGLAGILLARVAKTVFLTDHGEKILNNCAKNVDLNTESINCRAIIHVRELDWMNSWPPQIGLQDSPTSNRHLWTSSEVEEAQGASILLAADVIYSDELTDAFFSTVERLMSIGSEKVLYLAMEKRYNFSLDDLNVVANGYAHFRSYLQDEEDFEGIEDCSRPCFVAKCIDMSKIPQYVREYDRGHEVEIWEIKYHRRKF, encoded by the exons ATGGAAGACAGAGCTGCTGTATCTTCTTCATTGCCATTACCATCTTCATCGGCAGAAGAGTTCAAAGATCATGTGATGAGCGAGGTCCACTTGGGTTGCCCACCTGCTCATTCTGGCTCCCACCATTCCTACTTCTTCTTCTCCGCTCCTCCTCCTG AAGTTGAAGCAGATTCAACGCAAAAATCGGTTTTGCTGGATGAGGATGGCGATCTTGTTCTTACTAGACGCAGCA AAtcatcaacaaaaaaaattcgtGTGGTTATCCAGCATAATATAACATCTTCAATTCCAAATGTGGGTTTGCAA GTGTGGAAAGCAGAACTGTTGTTGTCTGATTTTTTGTTGGATAAGATGTTTACATCGTCTGAATTTGAGGGAATTGTTTCATTAGAACTTGGTGCTGGCACTG GGTTGGCTGGTATATTACTTGCTCGTGTTGCTAAAACTGTGTTTTTAACAG ACCATGGTGAAAAGATCCTCAACAACTGTGCTAAGAATGTCGACCTTAATACTGAATCAATTAATTGTCGAGCTATCATTCATGTTCGTGAACTTGATTGGATGAACTCCTGGCCTCCTCAAATAGGCCTCCAAGACTCGCCTACTTCTAATCG GCATTTATGGACCTCCTCAGAAGTTGAAGAAGCACAGGGAGCTTCTATACTTCTAGCTGCGGATGTCATATACAGCGATGAACTGACCGATGCATTTTTCAGTACAGTAGAAAGATTAATGTCTATAGGATCAGAAAAG GTGCTTTACTTAGCAATGGAAAAGCGCTACAACTTCAGCCTTGACGATCTCAATGTCGTTGCAAATGGTTATGCACATTTCCGAAGCTATCTGCAAGACGAAGAAG AttttgaaggaattgaagattgtTCAAGGCCTTGCTTTGTGGCCAAGTGCATTGACATGTCAAAAATTCCTCAATATGTGAGAGAATATGACAGAGGACATGAAGTTGAGATTTGGGAGATTAAGTACCATAGAAGAAAATTCTAG
- the LOC115705292 gene encoding uncharacterized protein LOC115705292 produces MLDGLLKPKFYTKCKTNTKLIKTRLETIKKKRNAVQKFLKNDISDLLKSGLDINAYNRAEGLLVEQCLTSAYELIEIFCGSISTNLSLMLKQRECPEECKEAVSTLIYAAARFADLPELRDLRNLFTERYGNSIESYQSKEFVEKLKPTFTKETKLQLLHDIAGEFSIEWDSKSLEQKLYTPPPPPIKTRSNVNEYHGSNQRKEEAFPKRSELSFKSRHSNVQSSSEEDTFTDFSQDERKTSSSSAGSVSEDDTDGKKPFFYRLARPPYLKPKSDEPTTKLNNTVQQEEASSPHVNTAVVEDKPKPRSVRRRNLKPPPGHETSKESNMNKRPELAMPPGRVSSLPAEPSSPGEAYMGPARATSFQPDMMSSTAHVHPKLPPDYEEFAARIAALRGKQR; encoded by the exons ATGCTTGACGGGTTATTGAAGCCCAAGTTTTACACCAAATG CAAAACGAATACAAAGCTCATTAAGACACGTCTGGAGACCataaagaagaagagaaatgcTGTTCAGAAATTCTTAAAGAACGATATTTCTGATCTTCTTAAGAGCGGCCTTGATATCAATGCATATAACAGG GCTGAAGGGCTTTTGGTGGAGCAATGTTTGACCTCTGCCTACGAATTGATTGAGATTTTTTGTGGAAGCATTTCAACTAATCTTTCTCTCATGCTAAAGCAGAG GGAATGCCCTGAAGAATGTAAAGAAGCAGTGTCAACTCTTATCTATGCTGCAGCAAGATTTGCTGATTTGCCAGAACTACGTGACCTTAGAAATTTGTTCACTGAACGATATGGAAATTCCATTGAGTCTTACCAAAGTAAAGAG TTTGTGGAGAAGTTAAAGCCAACTTTCACCAAAGAGACAAAGCTTCAGTTATTGCATGATATAGCAGGGGAGTTTTCTATTGAATGGGATTCAAAATCTTTAGAGCAGAAACTGTATACTCCTCCTCCTCCACCCATCAAA ACAAGGAGCAATGTCAATGAATATCATGGATCAAACCAGAGAAAGGAAGAAGCTTTTCCCAAAAGAAGTGAACTCAGCTTTAAATCTCGCCATAGCAATGTGCAGAGCAGTAGTGAAGAAGACACATTTACAGATTTTTCCCAAGATGAGAGGAAAACTTCTTCAAGCTCAGCAGGAAGTGTTTCTGAAGATGACACAGATGGAAAGAAGCCTTTCTTTTACAGATTAGCTCGTCCTCCTTATCTTAAACCGAAATCAGATGAACCAACAACAAAGCTGAACAATACAGTTCAGCAAGAAGAAGCAAGTAGTCCCCATGTAAACACAGCTGTTGTGGAAGATAAGCCGAAACCAAGATCAGTTAGGAGAAGAAACTTGAAACCACCACCGGGTCACGAAACTTCAAAGGAATCCAACATGAACAAAAGGCCAGAGTTGGCCATGCCACCAGGCCGGGTATCATCTCTCCCCGCTGAGCCTTCATCTCCTGGGGAGGCATACATGGGGCCCGCCCGAGCAACCTCGTTCCAACCTGATATGATGAGTTCAACCGCTCATGTCCATCCTAAACTGCCTCCTGACTATGAGGAATTTGCTGCACGCATTGCTGCTCTTAGAGGAAAACAAAGGTGA
- the LOC115722342 gene encoding ras-related protein RHN1 isoform X1, whose product MAKPGNKIIQAKLVLLGDMGTGKTSLVLRFVKGQFFNHQEPTIGAAFFTQILSLTEATVKFDIWDTAGQERYHSLAPMYYRGAAAAVVVYDISTKDTFVRAKKWVEELQRQGNLSMVMALVANKSDLESNREVDAEEGEEFAQENGMFYMETSARTADNINELFYEIAKRLAKACPSKPNAMSLNNEDQSRRRSFCCLG is encoded by the exons ATGGCAAAGCCAGGAAACAAGATCATACAAGCCAAACTG GTTCTTCTTGGGGACATGGGAACTGGAAAAACCAGTTTGGTATTAAGATTTGTGAAAGGCCAGTTCTTTAATCATCAA GAACCAACTATAGGGGCAGCTTTTTTTACCCAAATATTGTCGTTGACTGAAGCCACAGTGAAATTTGATATATGGGACACAGCAGGACAAGAACGTTATCATAGCTTAGCTCCAATGTACTATCGTGGGGCAGCTGCTGCAGTTGTTGTCTATGACATTTCAACTAAG GATACGTTTGTTAGAGCCAAGAAATGGGTTGAAGAATTGCAAAGACAAG GGAACTTGAGTATGGTGATGGCATTGGTGGCAAACAAATCTGATTTGGAGTCTAATAGAGAGGTTGATGCAGAG GAGGGTGAAGAATTTGCTCAAGAAAATGGGATGTTTTATATGGAAACATCAGCAAgaactgctgataacataaaTGAACTGTTCTATGAAATAG CAAAGAGACTTGCAAAAGCTTGCCCCTCAAAACCAAATGCCATGAGTCTAAACAATGAAGACCAAAGCAGAAGAAGATCATTTTGTTGCTTAGGGTGA
- the LOC115705336 gene encoding proteasome subunit beta type-2-B, translating to MECVFGLVGNGFAVVVADTSAVNSILVHKSNEDKIMVLDSHKLVAASGESGDRVQFTEYIQKNVALYQFRNGIPLTTAAAANFTRGELATALRKNPYSVNILLAGYDKETGPSLYYIDYIATLHKVEKGAFGYGSYFSLSMMDRHYHSGMSLEEAIDLVDKCIMEIRSRLVVAPPNFLIKIVDKDGARQYAWRESISDASVVPSA from the exons ATGGAGTGCGTATTCGGACTGGTTGGGAACGGCTTCGCCGTGGTGGTGGCCGACACATCGGCGGTGAACAGCATTCTCGTTCACAAATCCAACGAGGACAAGATCATGGTCCTTGACTCACACAAGCTCGTTGCCGCTAGCGGCGAGTCTGGTGACAG GGTTCAATTTACTGAGTACATACAGAAAAACGTAGCTTTGTACCAATTCCGTAATGGGATTCCCCTAACCACTGCTGCCGCTGCTAATTTTACTCGGGGCGAGCTCGCCACCGCTTTACGAAAG AATCCTTACTCTGTCAACATCCTTTTAGCTGGATATGATAAGGAGACAGGGCCATCACTCTATTACATCGACTACATTGCCACACTTCACAAGGTTGAGAAGGGAGCATTTGGTTATGGATCCTACTTTTCACTCTCCATGATGGATAGACATTATCACAGTGGCATGTCATTGGAAGAAGCAATTGATTTGGTCGATAAATGCATTATGGAGATTCGATCTAGGCTGGTTGTTGCACCACCAAATTTCTTGATCAAGATTGTTGACAAAGATGGAGCAAGACAGTATGCTTGGCGTGAATCCATCAGCGATGCTAGTGTTGTTCCTTCAGCTTGA